One segment of Trachemys scripta elegans isolate TJP31775 chromosome 1, CAS_Tse_1.0, whole genome shotgun sequence DNA contains the following:
- the GPR12 gene encoding G-protein coupled receptor 12: MNEDLKVNLSWLPQDHLEASSPENISTAVSSLIPVVDPEPELIVNPWDIVLCTSGTLISCENAIVVLIIFQNPNLRAPMFLLIGSLALADLLAGIGLIINFIFAYLLQSEATKLVTIGLIVASFSASVCSLLAITVDRYLSLYYALTYNSERTVTFTYIMLILLWGASICIGLLPIMGWNCLKDESTCSVIRPLTKNNAAILSVSFLLMFALMLQLYIQICKIVMRHAHQIALQHHFLATSHYVTTRKGVSTLAIILGTFAACWMPFTLYSLIADYTYPSIYTYATLLPATYNSIINPVIYAFRNQEIQKAFWLICCGCIPSSLSQRARSPSDV; the protein is encoded by the coding sequence ATGAATGAAGATCTGAAGGTTAATTTAAGCTGGCTGCCTCAAGATCACTTAGAAGCCAGCTCTCCAGAGAATATCTCAACTGCAGTCTCCTCCCTGATTCCTGTCGTAGACCCAGAACCAGAGCTCATAGTAAACCCCTGGGACATTGTTTTGTGTACTTCAGGAACCCTTATCTCCTGTGAAAATGCCATTGTGGTCCTTATCATTTTCCAAAATCCTAATCTTCGTGCCCCCATGTTCCTTCTGATAGGCAGCCTGGCACTTGCAGACCTCttagcaggaattggattgatcaTCAATTTTATTTTTGCCTATCTTCTACAGTCAGAAGCTACAAAACTGGTCACTATTGGACTGAttgttgcctctttctctgcatCTGTCTGCAGCTTGCTGGCTATTACTGTTGACCGTTACCTCTCATTGtattatgctttgacttataattcAGAAAGGACTGTCACTTTTACTTATATCATGCTTATTTTGCTCTGGGGAGCATCTATCTGTATTGGACTGCTGCCTATAATGGGCTGGAACTGCCTCAAAGATGAATCCACCTGCAGTGTTATCAGACCGCTCACTAAAAATAATGCAGCTATCCTTTCAGTCTCTTTCTTGCTCATGTTTGCTCTCATGCTGCAGCTCTACATTCAAATTTGTAAAATTGTGATGCGCCATGCCCATCAGATTGCCTTGCAACACCATTTCCTGGCCACATCCCATTATGTGACCACCCGAAAAGGAGTGTCTACTTTGGCCATTATTTTGGGGACCTTTGCTGCTTGTTGGATGCCTTTTACACTCTATTCTTTAATAGCAGATTACACGTATCCTTCAATATATACCTATGCCACTCTCCTGCCAGCCACCTACAATTCCATCATCAATCCTGTAATATATGCTTTTagaaaccaggaaatacaaaaaGCATTTTGGCTCATCTGCTGTGGCTGTATCCCTTCTAGCCTGTCTCAAAGAGCAAGATCACCTAGTGATGTTTGA